The region ttttatttttttaataataaataaatcataatcgTTTTAAAAAGCTGAAAGCtttcaatttaatatatatatatatatatttatgaagcGTAACAATAGCATGACAATCTTCACTCGATCGATATGGGATTAAATTGTAAACCCGTATTCAGAATTGGGAACTTTTGGTACTACTACATTTAAAActcttacaatatttttaagtataattaagTCTTTGTAATTACATTTGCCCATCTACACAAGGGACTAAAATGACCTAATTCGGCTAAATATAATGACttaattatatctaaaaatattacagCAATTAAACCcaagaataattattttaaattttaaataaattatttatttattattttattcagaaacaataaatatatttaaaaattcagaGCGCGAGATGCAGCAACTCATCGTGAAGGTGAAGCGCGCATCCCATTCGCTCCATCCAACGCGCGTTCatcctcttctttctcttctcttctcttctcaatctctccaaaccctaaaccaaaCCCAAGACCTTCTTCCCTTCATCCATGGAAACCACCAAGCTTCCGACGACGCTCGCCGAATCCGCAACACTATCAAGAGCGCTCAATCACGCACCGTCGACAACATCGTCCTTTCCCTCCAATCCGACCCCTCTTGCTCCACCATCAACCTCAGCACAACCCTCGTCGACGCTTTGATTCACGGATTCGGAGACGATTGGAAGTCCGCTCTGGGGTTCTTCACCTGGGCGGCGACTCGTCCAGGCTTCTCGCACTCCCAATTCGCTTGCGATAAGATCGTCGACATGCTTGGGAGATCGAGACAGTTCAATCGAATGTGGGATTTCTCGCACGAGATCCGTGCTAGAGGATCATTCACTCTCGGCACTGTGGCCAAGATCATGAGAAGGCTTGTGGGAGCTGGGCGCTGGAGGGATGCAGTCAAGGTGTTCGACGATTTGCCTTCACTGGGATTTGAGCAGGATGTGGATTCTATGAACCTTTTGCTTGACGCTCTATGCAAAGATGGTAAGGTTGAGGTTGCAAGAGAAGTGTTTGCAGTGCTGAAATCTAGTATTTTTCCCAATGCTCACACTTTCAACATCATTGTTCATGGTTGGTGTTGTTTGAAGAGATTGGATGAAGCCAAATGGACTTTGAAAGAGTTTGAAGGCTATGGATTTCAACCATCTGTAATCACATACTCTACATTGATCAAAGCTTATTGCGGTAGATTAAATTTCGATCGTGTTTATGAGTTGCTTGATGAAATGGAGTCAACCGGATGCCCGCCGAATGTTGTTAGTTATACGATTATCATGAAGTCAATAGCTCGATCGAGTAGGCTTGAAGAGGCGGCGAAGATTTTTGAGAGAATGAGGAGCTCCGGGTGTAAACCGGATACGTATTTCTACAACTGTTTGATTAATACTCTAGGTAAGGCAGGGCAAGTGCAAGATGCTATTCGGGTGTTTGAGATCGAAATGCCGGCCGATGGGGTTGTCCGGAGTGTATCGACTTATAATACGATGATCTCTGTGCTTTGTCAGCATGATCAGGAACGAGATGCTCTCAAAGTGTTGAAAGAGATGGAGAATTCTTCGTCTTCTTGTTCGTATTCATTGAAGCCTGATCTTCAAACATTTACACCTTTGCTCAAAATGTGTTTTAAGACAACAGTGAAAGAAGAGCTGCTTAGTGATCTTTTGAATGAGattgtgaataagaatcaattgAGTTTAGATGTTTCAACATATTCACTACTGATTCATGGACTATGTAAAGAAGGGAAGATTGAATGGGCTTGCAATCTCTTTGAAGAGATGATTGGTTTTGATATATCACCTAGATTTGAGACATGTAGACTACTTCTAGATGAAGCTGGACAGAGAGGTTTGTATGACATTGCAGAAAGGATTAAGAGTTTGTTGACGAAAATTGAAGGTCTTATTAGATGAGTAGTTTAAACTTTAGTTGTTACTATTTGCCAGTGTTCTTTAGTGACTTATATTGTTGTATTGTTGTAGGACTTCAACACAGTTTTGGTTAAATTGAGTTAAAACTACATCGGAGATCTCAAAATCTCACTTATAGGACTGTAAAATTAGACAATttttgtgtgtatgtatatatatatatatatgttttttttttttgggggggaaCCCACTAGAAACCCCAGGAATGTGCACAAGCTttggtggaacaagtggggacgaggCCGCGCTCAcatgggcgctggaaccactcgtacacaatcactattcacaactctcaGAAAtatgccctcagccgagaatcgaactctcatcaCTTGGTGAGAGCTCTATATGTTACAaagaaaatgtatatatatatatatatgttgacaACAATTCACTTTTATCTGTAAATTTatgtaaatcaaaacaaag is a window of Dioscorea cayenensis subsp. rotundata cultivar TDr96_F1 chromosome 5, TDr96_F1_v2_PseudoChromosome.rev07_lg8_w22 25.fasta, whole genome shotgun sequence DNA encoding:
- the LOC120261480 gene encoding pentatricopeptide repeat-containing protein At3g04130, mitochondrial, producing the protein MLGRSRQFNRMWDFSHEIRARGSFTLGTVAKIMRRLVGAGRWRDAVKVFDDLPSLGFEQDVDSMNLLLDALCKDGKVEVAREVFAVLKSSIFPNAHTFNIIVHGWCCLKRLDEAKWTLKEFEGYGFQPSVITYSTLIKAYCGRLNFDRVYELLDEMESTGCPPNVVSYTIIMKSIARSSRLEEAAKIFERMRSSGCKPDTYFYNCLINTLGKAGQVQDAIRVFEIEMPADGVVRSVSTYNTMISVLCQHDQERDALKVLKEMENSSSSCSYSLKPDLQTFTPLLKMCFKTTVKEELLSDLLNEIVNKNQLSLDVSTYSLLIHGLCKEGKIEWACNLFEEMIGFDISPRFETCRLLLDEAGQRGLYDIAERIKSLLTKIEGLIR